A genome region from Ammoniphilus oxalaticus includes the following:
- a CDS encoding KinB-signaling pathway activation protein, which yields MNLKKWAYLFITTLLIGGFSAILVGMMLEGNSLWGSGMANLFIGLLWSFGLGATFSIVSQMGFFAYLTIHNVGMGVFKRIWPYVQVLLILFTFFDLIYLRYTTFGKEAGDGLLGYIVLPLVILLYSCFIAFLKVNQTNIRAAIPTVFVLFVVTIIEWIPALKENNFSSMIYMLVPLLLCNTWQIMQLHRLTQSKAGAQS from the coding sequence TTGAATTTAAAGAAGTGGGCATATTTATTTATTACGACGCTATTAATTGGCGGTTTTAGCGCGATATTAGTGGGGATGATGTTAGAAGGAAATTCATTATGGGGTTCAGGAATGGCTAATCTTTTCATTGGTTTGTTATGGAGTTTTGGCCTAGGAGCAACCTTTAGTATCGTATCCCAAATGGGTTTTTTCGCCTATCTAACGATACATAATGTCGGTATGGGTGTTTTTAAACGAATTTGGCCTTATGTTCAAGTGTTGCTTATTCTATTTACTTTTTTTGATCTTATCTATCTTCGGTATACAACATTTGGAAAAGAGGCGGGAGACGGTCTTTTGGGGTATATTGTTTTGCCGCTGGTCATCTTACTCTATTCGTGCTTCATCGCATTTCTCAAAGTGAATCAAACAAATATTCGGGCTGCGATTCCGACTGTGTTTGTCCTCTTTGTTGTAACCATTATCGAGTGGATCCCCGCATTAAAAGAAAACAACTTTTCTAGCATGATTTACATGCTCGTTCCTTTATTGCTTTGCAATACGTGGCAGATTATGCAGCTTCATCGGTTGACTCAAAGTAAAGCAGGCGCGCAATCTTAA
- a CDS encoding stage II sporulation protein M, with protein MFTRLARIISANSKYIWLGTLLFVGGSLLGYFNATLMEQVAKELMQQLEKIGDKIGEQGGGPLSMFWVIFQNNVLASLTMLGLGIFFCVFPVFALISNGILLGFMLKAFSMKGLNPLLILVVGILPHGIVELFAVILAAGLGIKYGTFVIRMFGNLFSNKRAGILTEFKENLEDLPFIVVSLIAMLFVAAVIESVVTPFLIYSVFGDLAG; from the coding sequence ATGTTCACAAGACTGGCTCGGATCATTTCAGCCAATTCTAAGTATATATGGTTGGGAACTCTCTTATTTGTTGGCGGGAGTTTGCTTGGTTATTTCAATGCGACATTGATGGAACAGGTTGCAAAAGAGTTGATGCAACAGCTTGAAAAGATTGGTGATAAGATCGGCGAACAAGGCGGCGGGCCTCTCTCGATGTTTTGGGTCATTTTCCAAAATAATGTGTTGGCTTCTTTAACGATGTTAGGCTTGGGTATCTTCTTTTGTGTATTTCCCGTGTTCGCTTTGATTTCAAACGGTATATTGCTTGGCTTTATGTTGAAAGCATTTTCCATGAAAGGTTTGAACCCACTGCTTATTTTGGTGGTAGGAATTCTTCCGCACGGTATCGTTGAATTGTTTGCGGTTATTTTAGCGGCGGGATTGGGTATCAAATATGGGACGTTTGTAATCCGTATGTTCGGAAATCTATTTAGTAATAAAAGGGCGGGGATCTTGACCGAATTTAAAGAAAACCTTGAAGATCTTCCCTTCATTGTTGTTTCGCTGATTGCTATGTTGTTTGTCGCGGCAGTCATTGAAAGTGTCGTCACTCCTTTTTTAATCTATTCCGTTTTCGGGGACTTAGCGGGGTAA
- a CDS encoding DoxX family protein produces MYFIKEENEIIIPENPISRFLFNNVHAGLIWLLVRLYLGYAWLTAGWGKVTSDAWTGENAGAAVQGFIGGALAKAEEGGDVAGWYAHFLQNVALPNAKLFSFIVAWGEVLVGLGLIVGLLTGIAAFFGTVMNVSFLFAGTLSTNPLLFILATWLVLAWKNAGWYGLDRWALPLLGTPWHRKSKDNIET; encoded by the coding sequence TTGTATTTTATTAAGGAAGAAAATGAAATTATTATCCCGGAAAATCCCATCTCAAGATTTTTATTCAACAATGTTCACGCGGGTTTGATATGGCTATTGGTTAGACTTTATCTAGGATATGCTTGGCTTACAGCAGGTTGGGGTAAAGTAACAAGTGACGCTTGGACAGGAGAAAACGCTGGCGCCGCCGTCCAAGGTTTTATTGGAGGGGCGCTAGCGAAAGCCGAAGAGGGCGGAGATGTTGCGGGATGGTACGCTCACTTTTTGCAAAACGTAGCGCTTCCAAACGCAAAACTATTCAGCTTCATCGTTGCATGGGGAGAAGTCCTTGTTGGATTAGGACTGATCGTAGGGTTACTAACTGGAATAGCTGCCTTCTTTGGAACCGTTATGAATGTTAGCTTTTTATTTGCGGGCACATTAAGCACAAATCCGCTTCTGTTTATTTTAGCGACTTGGCTTGTGCTTGCTTGGAAAAATGCGGGCTGGTATGGACTAGATCGCTGGGCTCTTCCTTTACTCGGCACGCCATGGCACCGTAAATCGAAAGACAACATAGAAACATAA
- the rocF gene encoding arginase — translation MTHRISIIGAPMDLGADRRGVDMGPSAIRYAGVKKRLEMIGYEVEDKGDLKVATRESESIVYPNLKYLKQIVDVNRALAIVVEQEVNKGRFPLILGGDHSIAIGTIAGMAKRKKDLGVIWFDAHGDLNTAETTPSGNVHGMSLAVSLGIGHPDLTGIGGLDPKIKPEHVVIIGARELDRGEKELIKRIGLKVFTMHEIDRLGMPRVMEEALSIVGKGTDGMHLSLDLDGLDPHDAPGVGTPVIGGITYRESHLAMEMIAEANILSSAEFVEVNPILDIQNKTAKVAVALMSSAFGDKLL, via the coding sequence GTGACACATCGTATTTCTATAATCGGGGCGCCAATGGACCTTGGGGCGGATCGTCGAGGCGTTGATATGGGCCCCAGCGCGATTCGGTATGCAGGGGTTAAAAAGAGATTAGAAATGATCGGATATGAGGTAGAAGATAAAGGTGATTTAAAAGTTGCTACACGAGAATCAGAGTCGATCGTTTATCCAAATTTAAAGTACTTAAAGCAAATTGTAGATGTAAACCGCGCGTTAGCTATCGTTGTAGAACAGGAAGTGAACAAAGGGCGATTTCCGTTAATATTGGGCGGTGATCATAGTATTGCGATCGGAACGATTGCCGGTATGGCGAAACGAAAAAAAGACTTAGGCGTGATCTGGTTTGACGCTCATGGTGATTTAAATACAGCGGAAACAACGCCGTCGGGCAATGTCCATGGCATGTCATTGGCTGTTTCGTTGGGGATCGGTCATCCTGATTTAACGGGTATTGGCGGGTTGGACCCAAAGATTAAACCTGAACATGTGGTGATTATTGGGGCAAGGGAGCTCGATAGAGGGGAGAAGGAGCTTATTAAAAGGATCGGTCTAAAAGTTTTTACAATGCATGAAATCGATCGACTCGGTATGCCGCGGGTAATGGAGGAGGCGCTTTCGATTGTCGGCAAGGGAACGGATGGAATGCACTTGAGTTTGGATTTGGATGGTTTAGATCCACATGACGCCCCTGGCGTAGGGACCCCTGTAATCGGCGGTATAACGTATCGAGAAAGTCATTTAGCGATGGAGATGATTGCGGAAGCTAACATTTTAAGTTCAGCCGAATTTGTAGAGGTAAATCCAATATTGGATATTCAGAATAAAACGGCGAAGGTCGCTGTTGCATTAATGAGTTCTGCATTTGGAGACAAACTGTTATAA
- a CDS encoding DUF1648 domain-containing protein — MSDSSQRSSLDIPKTSVERIWDGLGYGMFICSIGLLILLWNKLPARVPAHFNALGEVDRWGGKGELLILPAIGLLLIISMQALEKFPQMHNYPERLNESNAAQFYLNSRKLVNQLKNICLIIFALILVESIWISLEWGKGFGKWFIPVFLIATLAPIGIALWERSKIK; from the coding sequence ATGTCGGATTCCTCACAACGATCGAGCCTTGATATACCAAAAACAAGTGTAGAACGCATTTGGGACGGGCTTGGATACGGGATGTTTATTTGCTCGATCGGTTTATTAATCCTGTTATGGAATAAGCTCCCCGCTCGAGTTCCTGCCCATTTTAATGCGTTAGGAGAGGTCGACCGCTGGGGAGGAAAGGGAGAATTGCTTATTTTGCCCGCGATCGGATTGCTTTTAATCATTTCAATGCAGGCATTAGAAAAATTTCCGCAGATGCACAATTATCCTGAACGGTTGAACGAGTCAAATGCGGCCCAATTCTATCTTAACAGCAGAAAGTTAGTTAACCAGTTAAAAAACATTTGTTTGATTATATTTGCTCTTATTTTAGTTGAATCGATTTGGATTTCATTGGAGTGGGGCAAAGGGTTTGGTAAATGGTTCATACCTGTTTTTCTAATAGCTACCCTGGCGCCTATTGGGATTGCGTTGTGGGAACGGTCAAAGATTAAATAG
- a CDS encoding zf-HC2 domain-containing protein → MDCKQAISLIHDYLDEDLARQEELELKRHLMSCSACKQRFQSLQHTVAFVQSASRVYAPLNFTDQVLAALPKESYPRIWKQKMRRHPLFVTGSLLFLLLIAGLAAHWTSFQQFQLTSDQLYKLQIDESSRKVIVPSSSVVDGDILIRNADLEIKGKVLGNVTVIDGNVLFDSTGSVGGKCEEINRAVEWVWFHIKRIALQIIP, encoded by the coding sequence GTGGATTGCAAACAGGCTATTAGCCTTATTCATGATTATTTGGATGAAGACCTAGCGCGTCAAGAGGAGCTCGAACTTAAACGGCATTTAATGAGCTGCTCGGCTTGCAAACAACGATTTCAATCCTTGCAACATACCGTTGCCTTTGTTCAAAGCGCTTCGCGTGTTTATGCTCCATTGAATTTCACGGATCAAGTGCTCGCCGCTTTGCCGAAGGAATCCTATCCGCGTATCTGGAAACAAAAGATGCGTCGCCACCCTTTGTTTGTCACCGGATCTCTACTTTTTTTATTGTTAATCGCGGGTCTAGCCGCGCATTGGACAAGTTTTCAACAATTTCAACTAACGTCAGATCAACTTTATAAGTTACAGATTGATGAATCTAGTCGCAAGGTAATCGTGCCGTCCAGCAGTGTAGTAGACGGCGATATTTTGATTCGAAACGCTGATCTTGAAATCAAAGGGAAAGTCTTGGGAAATGTTACGGTTATTGATGGGAACGTCCTATTTGATTCCACGGGGTCTGTTGGCGGGAAGTGCGAAGAAATTAATCGGGCCGTGGAATGGGTTTGGTTTCATATCAAACGAATCGCGCTCCAAATTATTCCATAA
- the gerD gene encoding spore germination lipoprotein GerD, with translation MNKWYRWLFPLIFILTLIGCGGNENAQLDYKETKSMVLDILKTDDGKKAIKEASSGTQQDLVKTTEVHESVKESFSDPQNQAAFKELLKDPKVAKSFAKAIEDEHKRLMKDMMKDPEYQQMMIKVLSDPKAQESLLKTMNSTTYQQQTMNVMKEALQSPVFKLEMMQLMVEAQKEMMKPEDEQEQKEKKDEGENKDGGDDKTGGAGSS, from the coding sequence GTGAATAAGTGGTATAGATGGCTTTTTCCCTTAATTTTCATCCTTACACTAATCGGTTGCGGGGGAAATGAAAATGCTCAGCTCGATTATAAAGAAACGAAATCAATGGTCCTTGACATTTTAAAGACCGACGACGGCAAAAAGGCAATTAAAGAAGCATCTTCTGGAACTCAACAGGATTTAGTAAAGACAACTGAAGTCCACGAGAGTGTCAAAGAGTCATTTAGCGACCCGCAAAATCAAGCTGCTTTTAAAGAATTGCTTAAAGACCCAAAGGTTGCTAAATCATTTGCCAAAGCGATTGAAGATGAACATAAACGATTGATGAAGGACATGATGAAAGACCCCGAATACCAACAGATGATGATTAAAGTTTTAAGTGATCCAAAGGCCCAAGAATCGCTTCTAAAAACGATGAATAGCACCACCTACCAGCAGCAAACAATGAACGTGATGAAAGAGGCTTTGCAGAGCCCCGTGTTCAAGTTAGAGATGATGCAGTTAATGGTCGAAGCGCAAAAAGAAATGATGAAACCAGAAGATGAACAGGAACAAAAAGAGAAAAAGGACGAGGGCGAAAATAAAGATGGGGGCGACGACAAAACCGGTGGGGCAGGCAGTTCTTAA
- the glmM gene encoding phosphoglucosamine mutase, with product MGKYFGTDGVRGVANQELTPELAFKLGRCGGYVLTKDKTEVRPKVVIGRDTRVSGHMLEGALVAGLLSIGVEVMRLGVISTPGVSFLTRALGADAGVMISASHNPVADNGIKFFGGDGFKLTDELEAEIEALLDADVDELPRPIGNEIGAVMDFREGGQKYLSHLKTTVKNEFEGLKVVLDCANGAVSSIAPQLFGDLGADMILLDNNPDGLNINEDCGSTHPENAREAVLEHKADVGLAFDGDADRLIAIDEKGNIVDGDHILFILAESMAKNLKLKRNTVVSTVMSNLGFYKAVEELDIDAKQTQVGDRYVMEEMIKGGYCLGGEQSGHIIMLDYNTTGDGMLTAIQLLDVMVSEGIPLSSLAERMRKFPQILVNVPVNDKSKLNGNLSIKQVIEGVEEQLGDSGRVLVRPSGTEPIVRVMAEGPDEGELQQYVDQIVETVKKELA from the coding sequence TTGGGTAAATATTTTGGTACCGATGGGGTCAGAGGGGTTGCCAACCAAGAACTAACTCCAGAATTAGCGTTTAAACTTGGAAGATGCGGTGGATATGTTCTTACAAAAGACAAAACGGAAGTGAGGCCAAAAGTTGTCATTGGCCGTGACACGAGAGTGTCGGGTCATATGCTAGAAGGAGCCTTGGTTGCTGGACTACTTTCCATCGGTGTGGAAGTGATGCGGTTAGGCGTGATCTCTACGCCAGGCGTGTCCTTTCTTACAAGGGCCTTAGGAGCGGACGCGGGAGTGATGATTTCCGCTTCACACAATCCAGTTGCCGATAATGGCATTAAGTTTTTTGGAGGAGATGGTTTTAAGCTGACAGATGAATTGGAAGCGGAGATAGAGGCTTTACTAGATGCTGATGTTGATGAGTTGCCGCGTCCAATCGGAAATGAGATCGGAGCGGTGATGGATTTCCGAGAAGGAGGCCAAAAATATCTCTCCCACCTAAAGACGACCGTTAAAAATGAATTTGAGGGGTTAAAAGTTGTGCTAGATTGCGCCAATGGAGCGGTTTCTTCCATTGCCCCCCAACTATTTGGTGATCTTGGCGCGGATATGATCTTGCTGGATAACAATCCAGATGGACTTAATATTAATGAAGATTGCGGTTCAACGCATCCTGAAAATGCCCGTGAGGCAGTCCTAGAGCATAAGGCGGATGTCGGGCTGGCGTTTGATGGAGATGCAGATCGATTAATCGCCATTGATGAAAAGGGCAATATCGTTGATGGGGACCACATCTTGTTTATTTTAGCAGAGTCCATGGCTAAAAATCTAAAGTTAAAAAGAAATACAGTCGTATCTACCGTAATGAGCAATCTTGGTTTTTATAAGGCCGTAGAAGAGCTGGATATCGACGCAAAACAGACGCAAGTCGGAGATCGCTACGTGATGGAAGAAATGATTAAGGGCGGTTACTGTTTGGGCGGGGAACAATCAGGTCATATTATTATGCTTGACTATAATACGACTGGCGACGGGATGTTGACAGCAATTCAATTACTGGATGTGATGGTTTCCGAGGGAATTCCGCTATCTAGTCTAGCGGAGCGGATGAGAAAGTTCCCGCAAATTTTAGTGAATGTGCCTGTTAATGACAAATCTAAACTGAATGGTAATTTGAGTATTAAACAAGTGATTGAAGGGGTCGAAGAACAACTTGGCGACAGCGGTCGTGTCCTCGTGCGACCTTCCGGTACGGAGCCGATTGTGCGTGTAATGGCAGAAGGTCCTGATGAAGGTGAATTGCAGCAATACGTAGATCAAATCGTAGAAACGGTGAAAAAAGAGTTGGCGTAA
- a CDS encoding CdaR family protein — protein MMDRLLRNNNAVKIVALFLAIALWFVVNGNEPSGAPKYNNPVETYRISEVSLTPKYDSNRLAIIKMPKTVTVELKGAPSALNKNISPSDYEVYIDLTDFEKGAWKVPVHYSGFPSGLSVRVIPEKVDVVLEEKQTVEKDVIAQFVGDVAEGYSVGEAILTPKRVHVTLPESKIREMGQVQVNIDIASARAGIEQTVPIRVLDKKGNPLEAEVNPAVVEVKIPVTSPNKQMPIKMSYVNESPAGFSIEDIKVLTDKVTVYGPLEVIDKLNFYPGPEIDLAKIKEDRFMQLKVPLLPNVIKTEPDFIELEINITSSTTRTFEDIPISINGLGDGLKVVFISPENGKMPLMVQGSVKHVNELTKEDIQLYIDSSNLPPGEHEAPVLINLPTFISTMQEAQPLRAVIRIEKVE, from the coding sequence ATGATGGATAGATTGTTGCGCAATAACAATGCCGTGAAAATAGTCGCCTTGTTTTTAGCGATTGCTTTATGGTTTGTTGTCAATGGAAATGAACCCAGCGGAGCTCCAAAATATAACAATCCCGTGGAAACTTACCGAATTAGCGAAGTTAGCTTAACGCCAAAGTATGATAGCAATCGATTGGCGATTATTAAGATGCCGAAAACGGTTACCGTAGAACTAAAAGGCGCTCCATCCGCTCTAAATAAAAATATCTCGCCAAGCGACTACGAGGTTTACATCGATCTTACCGACTTTGAAAAAGGCGCTTGGAAAGTCCCAGTGCATTATAGCGGGTTTCCTAGTGGGTTATCGGTCCGTGTCATTCCTGAGAAAGTCGATGTTGTCTTAGAAGAAAAGCAAACGGTGGAAAAGGATGTCATCGCCCAGTTTGTTGGAGATGTGGCTGAAGGGTATTCTGTCGGTGAAGCCATCCTTACGCCAAAGCGAGTGCACGTCACGTTACCAGAAAGTAAAATACGCGAGATGGGACAAGTACAAGTAAACATAGATATCGCATCCGCTCGAGCAGGGATTGAACAAACCGTCCCGATTCGGGTGTTGGACAAGAAAGGTAATCCCCTCGAGGCAGAGGTTAATCCAGCCGTGGTAGAAGTGAAAATACCTGTCACAAGTCCAAATAAACAGATGCCAATTAAGATGAGCTATGTGAATGAGTCTCCAGCGGGTTTTAGCATTGAAGATATCAAGGTGCTTACAGACAAAGTAACCGTTTATGGACCGTTAGAAGTAATTGATAAATTAAATTTCTACCCTGGACCAGAAATTGATTTAGCCAAAATTAAGGAAGACCGTTTTATGCAATTAAAAGTTCCATTACTTCCGAACGTGATTAAAACGGAACCTGATTTCATTGAACTAGAAATCAACATCACTTCATCGACCACGCGGACATTCGAGGACATTCCTATTTCTATTAATGGACTTGGCGATGGATTGAAGGTTGTTTTCATTAGTCCTGAAAACGGGAAAATGCCGTTGATGGTTCAAGGTTCTGTGAAACACGTAAATGAATTAACTAAAGAGGATATTCAACTATATATTGACAGTAGTAATTTACCGCCTGGAGAACATGAGGCGCCTGTTTTAATCAATTTACCGACCTTTATTTCAACAATGCAAGAGGCGCAGCCGCTTCGCGCTGTCATTCGAATAGAAAAAGTGGAATAG
- the pdaB gene encoding polysaccharide deacetylase family sporulation protein PdaB, whose protein sequence is MKLFWIFNGTKLKQYFVIVVAAVFAVGIAYAEKQNVSVFTSQTGPAAIYKVDTDQKKLALTFDISWGEQQVSPILEILEEKEVSKVTFFLSGEWTKEHPEIVKQIDELGYEIGSHGYKHINYSRLNDDEIKAQIRQADQILHEVVGKKPTLLRAPNGDIDKRVLKIATDLHYSVILWDTDSKDWLRPGVEEIVQNVVGKAHRGDIILFHASDSATQTHLALPEIIDHLRKDGYEFVTVTELITDAKVKAKPID, encoded by the coding sequence ATGAAACTTTTCTGGATATTTAACGGGACGAAGTTAAAACAATATTTTGTGATTGTCGTAGCCGCTGTTTTCGCGGTTGGGATTGCCTATGCTGAAAAACAGAACGTTTCCGTCTTTACTTCACAAACAGGACCAGCCGCTATTTACAAAGTGGACACGGATCAGAAGAAGTTAGCGTTGACCTTCGATATTAGCTGGGGTGAGCAACAGGTATCACCGATTCTTGAGATCCTTGAAGAAAAGGAGGTAAGCAAAGTGACCTTTTTTCTTTCAGGCGAATGGACAAAGGAGCACCCAGAGATTGTTAAACAAATCGATGAGCTTGGTTATGAAATTGGTTCACACGGGTACAAGCATATCAACTACAGTCGGCTCAATGACGATGAAATTAAAGCCCAGATCAGACAAGCGGATCAAATTCTTCATGAAGTCGTCGGTAAAAAACCAACTTTACTTCGCGCGCCAAACGGCGACATCGACAAACGTGTCCTAAAAATAGCGACTGACCTTCATTATTCCGTCATATTGTGGGATACCGATTCAAAAGACTGGCTTAGACCGGGCGTCGAAGAAATTGTTCAAAACGTTGTTGGCAAAGCCCATCGCGGCGACATCATTTTATTTCATGCCAGTGATTCTGCAACACAAACACACCTTGCTTTACCCGAAATCATCGATCATTTACGAAAAGACGGTTATGAATTCGTGACCGTAACCGAATTAATTACCGATGCTAAAGTCAAAGCGAAACCAATTGATTAG
- the sigW gene encoding RNA polymerase sigma factor SigW — MRSIEENLIKRIKKGDREAFAELVELYKDKVYKVSYRMVGNQQEAEDVAQETFLRVFANIDSYDPKYKFSTWIYRIASNLSIDQLRKRRQVYSLDKQLVGTDGLDWHDRLSDPGKGPEDEFLTGELQGQVQEAINSLTPKYRSVMVLRYLEDLSLNEISEVLKIPVSTIKTRIHRGREALRKKLNLF; from the coding sequence ATGCGCTCGATTGAAGAAAATTTAATAAAAAGAATAAAAAAAGGGGATCGAGAAGCTTTTGCGGAATTAGTGGAGCTATATAAAGATAAGGTTTACAAGGTTTCTTATCGGATGGTCGGTAATCAGCAAGAAGCAGAGGACGTGGCTCAAGAAACGTTTCTGCGTGTTTTTGCGAACATCGATAGCTACGATCCAAAGTATAAATTTTCAACCTGGATCTATCGTATTGCCTCTAATTTATCAATTGATCAACTTCGCAAAAGAAGACAAGTGTACTCCCTTGATAAACAGTTAGTCGGTACAGACGGATTGGACTGGCATGATCGTTTATCAGATCCTGGAAAGGGCCCTGAGGACGAATTTTTAACGGGAGAACTACAAGGACAAGTACAAGAGGCAATCAATAGCTTGACCCCAAAATATCGCTCTGTCATGGTTTTGCGCTATTTAGAAGATCTATCATTAAATGAAATTAGCGAGGTTTTGAAAATACCCGTCTCCACGATTAAGACTCGAATTCACAGAGGCCGCGAAGCTTTGCGAAAAAAACTAAACTTGTTTTAA
- the cdaA gene encoding diadenylate cyclase CdaA, which translates to MGPLPNMLEYLSDAIDILLVTYLIYKLIIVLRGTRAIQLFKGIIVIVVTWLLSTYFGLRTLQWLMSQALNIGLLAILIIFQPELRRALEQLGRGRIFSRSNQPDDQVALRMVGEINKAMQYMSKRRIGALIVLEKETGLSDYIETGIEIGGKVSSELLINIFIPNTPLHDGAVIIRKEDVMAAGCYLPLSENPMINKELGTRHRAAIGMSEVSDAISLIVSEETGQISLARNSEINRNLSEDELQEFLALELQPPVRASRPLWQRRRGKENDG; encoded by the coding sequence ATGGGTCCACTGCCAAACATGCTAGAGTATCTAAGTGATGCCATTGATATTCTCCTCGTAACCTACTTGATTTATAAATTGATTATCGTTCTGAGAGGAACGCGCGCAATCCAACTATTTAAAGGAATTATCGTCATTGTGGTGACGTGGCTGCTCAGTACATACTTTGGTTTAAGAACGTTGCAGTGGCTCATGTCACAAGCTTTAAATATTGGTTTGTTAGCAATTTTAATCATCTTCCAACCGGAATTACGCCGCGCGTTGGAACAACTGGGAAGAGGACGAATCTTCTCTCGTTCAAACCAACCAGATGATCAGGTTGCGTTACGAATGGTTGGAGAAATCAATAAGGCAATGCAGTACATGTCAAAGAGAAGAATTGGCGCTCTGATTGTTTTAGAGAAAGAAACGGGCCTATCTGATTACATTGAGACAGGAATCGAAATTGGCGGAAAAGTTAGTTCCGAACTGCTCATTAATATTTTTATTCCCAACACTCCGCTTCACGATGGAGCGGTTATCATTCGTAAAGAAGATGTGATGGCGGCAGGGTGTTATCTTCCGTTATCAGAAAATCCCATGATCAATAAGGAGCTGGGGACCCGTCACAGAGCCGCGATCGGTATGAGTGAAGTATCGGATGCTATTTCCTTGATCGTTTCTGAGGAGACAGGTCAAATTTCGCTTGCTCGGAATAGTGAAATAAATCGCAATCTTTCAGAGGACGAGCTGCAAGAGTTTCTCGCGTTGGAATTACAGCCCCCCGTAAGGGCGAGCCGCCCTCTTTGGCAACGAAGGAGGGGGAAGGAAAATGATGGATAG
- a CDS encoding Mrp/NBP35 family ATP-binding protein — translation MSLTEQRILDALKKVEDPELHISLVDLNMIRNINIEGEKVDLDVILTIQGCPLKATIHDDVVNAVKSVGAKEVEVRFGSMTDQERAELTARLRGGQPGQTEPGAISPILSPESEVTFIAVTSGKGGVGKSTVTVNLATALARLGKRVGIVDADIYGFSVPDMMGIDQRPTVIQDLVLPVERFGVKVISMGFFVEDNSPVIWRGPMLGKMLRNFFSEIHWGELDYLLLDLPPGTGDVALDVHQMIPQSKEVIVTTPHATAAFVAARAGAMAVKTGHEIIGVVENMSYFECGKCGEQEAIFGQGGGEKLAAELGTTVLAQIPLGQPNYDPNDPNTAPSVYEENSKIGSIYLELARNMIN, via the coding sequence GTGAGCCTAACAGAACAACGAATTCTTGACGCGCTAAAGAAGGTTGAAGACCCGGAGTTACATATTAGTCTCGTCGATTTAAATATGATTCGCAACATTAATATTGAGGGGGAAAAGGTTGATCTTGATGTCATCTTAACGATTCAAGGATGTCCCTTGAAAGCGACGATCCACGATGATGTGGTGAATGCGGTTAAATCGGTTGGAGCAAAGGAAGTTGAGGTCCGCTTCGGATCGATGACAGATCAGGAAAGGGCGGAACTAACCGCAAGACTTAGGGGGGGCCAACCTGGTCAAACGGAACCAGGCGCAATTTCTCCGATTTTAAGCCCCGAATCTGAAGTTACGTTTATCGCGGTAACGAGCGGAAAAGGCGGGGTTGGAAAATCAACGGTCACTGTAAATTTGGCGACCGCGTTAGCTCGTCTGGGTAAACGGGTAGGGATCGTGGATGCCGATATCTACGGCTTTAGCGTGCCTGATATGATGGGGATTGATCAGCGTCCGACCGTTATTCAAGACCTTGTTTTGCCTGTGGAACGTTTTGGCGTCAAAGTCATATCGATGGGCTTTTTCGTAGAGGATAATTCACCTGTGATTTGGCGAGGGCCAATGTTAGGGAAAATGCTGCGTAATTTCTTTTCTGAGATTCATTGGGGCGAGTTGGACTATCTGTTGCTGGACTTGCCGCCGGGCACCGGCGATGTGGCGCTAGATGTCCATCAAATGATCCCTCAGAGTAAAGAAGTGATTGTTACTACACCGCACGCGACAGCCGCGTTTGTTGCTGCCCGAGCAGGAGCCATGGCTGTTAAAACAGGACATGAGATCATAGGTGTTGTAGAAAACATGTCTTACTTTGAGTGTGGGAAGTGCGGGGAGCAGGAAGCGATCTTTGGCCAAGGCGGGGGCGAGAAGCTCGCTGCGGAGTTGGGCACGACAGTACTTGCTCAAATTCCATTAGGTCAACCAAATTATGATCCGAACGATCCGAATACCGCGCCATCCGTTTACGAAGAGAATTCTAAGATCGGATCGATTTATCTCGAATTAGCGCGAAACATGATTAACTAA
- a CDS encoding DUF5658 family protein — MLSISDAVCTDLGIRFNLIDEANPLVKLMYETSIWLFYGCKIFFPLLLLIYYPTFNPTRRVKAVIATVTLVYILVNLYHLLWIAIAVFYL, encoded by the coding sequence GTGTTAAGCATCTCGGATGCGGTATGCACAGACCTAGGGATCAGATTTAATCTCATCGATGAAGCGAACCCTCTTGTTAAATTAATGTATGAAACAAGCATCTGGCTATTTTACGGTTGTAAGATATTCTTTCCATTACTCTTATTGATCTATTACCCTACATTTAATCCGACCAGAAGAGTCAAGGCAGTCATTGCAACCGTAACGCTTGTCTACATACTTGTTAATTTGTATCACCTGCTTTGGATTGCAATCGCTGTTTTTTATTTGTAG